The following proteins are co-located in the Spirosoma montaniterrae genome:
- the topA gene encoding type I DNA topoisomerase, which produces MSKNLVIVESPAKAKTIEGYLGKEFTVKSSFGHVRDLPKDGLAVDVANGFRPSYEISPDKKKLVSELKSLAKSADEVWLATDDDREGEAISWHLKEALGLRDNTKRIVFREITKNAILNAIKSPRTIDVDLVNAQQARRVLDRLVGYELSPVLWRKIKGGQSLSAGRVQSVALRLVVEREREIDAHSAKSSFKVTAQFIVDGNKVLNAELPKNFPTAGDARAFLEACIGATFTIRNLETKPAKKSPAPPFTTSTLQQEASRKLGYSVDRTMRIAQNLYEAGKISYMRTDSTNLSQEAVDKAVAEIGTEFGQQYIQTRQFKTKNESAQEAHEAIRPTNFNDRNAGADRDQKRLYELIWKRAIASQMADAQLERTTVTIGIGFAGTPRTDNLVASFDDSPFVETPSKAQTGQKNFPTELIAQGEVIKFDGFLKVYLESKDDDEGDEDAKGMLPPLKIGQPLNLGQMKATEKFTRPQPRYAEASLVKKLEEMGIGRPSTYAPTISTIVNRGYVIKQDKPGQERKYTEYTLQKNQISETSGKETFGSEKAKLFPTNTGIVVNDFLVEYFPDIVDYKFTATVEKEFDEIADGKMNWQTMLEEFYGDFHKNIEEIQGASSGVSFKTGERLLGADPATGKPVSARLGRYGAYVQIGEASDEEKPRFANLRDGQLIETITLDEAMNLFALPREVGMFEDQAMTIGIGKFGPYVKHDGKYVSLTRDDDPYTVTAERAIELIQQKRAESVSESLGEFEGALVSTGKGRFGPYVKHLDKYVSLPRNESLAELTLERAVELIQAKRQTEANKYIKEFAERPEIKIVNGQYGPYLAVGKRNVRIPKDVDAATLTLDDCLKLAGDDAAPAGKAPAKKAASTTKAKATTTKKPAARKATAKK; this is translated from the coding sequence ATGTCAAAAAACTTAGTCATTGTTGAGTCGCCGGCAAAGGCGAAAACCATTGAAGGCTACCTCGGCAAAGAGTTTACGGTGAAGTCAAGTTTTGGGCATGTGCGCGACTTGCCCAAAGACGGTTTAGCCGTTGACGTGGCAAATGGCTTTCGGCCATCGTATGAGATTTCGCCCGATAAAAAGAAGTTAGTCAGCGAACTGAAATCGCTGGCAAAGTCGGCAGACGAAGTGTGGCTGGCAACAGACGATGACCGCGAAGGCGAAGCCATTTCGTGGCACCTCAAAGAAGCCCTCGGCCTGCGCGACAATACCAAACGGATTGTGTTTCGGGAGATTACCAAAAACGCAATCCTGAACGCCATCAAGTCGCCCCGCACCATCGATGTTGACTTAGTGAATGCACAGCAAGCCCGGCGCGTGCTCGACCGGCTGGTGGGCTACGAACTTTCGCCCGTACTCTGGCGCAAAATCAAAGGTGGGCAAAGTCTGTCGGCGGGGCGCGTACAGTCGGTGGCACTGCGGCTCGTAGTTGAGCGTGAGCGCGAAATCGATGCGCACTCGGCCAAATCGTCGTTCAAAGTCACGGCACAATTTATTGTTGACGGCAACAAGGTACTGAACGCCGAACTGCCCAAGAATTTCCCAACTGCGGGCGACGCACGGGCGTTTCTCGAAGCCTGCATCGGTGCCACGTTTACGATCAGGAATTTAGAAACGAAGCCCGCCAAAAAATCGCCCGCACCCCCGTTTACAACCTCGACGCTGCAACAGGAAGCTTCGCGCAAACTCGGCTACTCAGTAGACCGCACGATGCGGATTGCCCAGAATCTCTACGAAGCCGGCAAGATTTCGTATATGCGAACCGACTCGACCAACCTCTCGCAGGAAGCTGTCGATAAGGCCGTAGCCGAGATTGGTACTGAGTTTGGGCAGCAGTATATTCAGACGCGGCAGTTCAAAACCAAAAACGAGTCGGCCCAGGAAGCCCACGAAGCCATCCGGCCTACCAACTTCAACGACCGGAACGCCGGTGCCGACCGCGACCAGAAACGCCTGTATGAACTGATCTGGAAACGCGCCATTGCCTCGCAAATGGCTGATGCTCAGTTAGAGCGCACAACCGTAACGATTGGCATTGGCTTTGCTGGTACTCCCCGGACTGACAACCTTGTTGCTTCATTCGACGACAGCCCATTTGTAGAAACCCCTTCTAAGGCCCAGACTGGTCAGAAAAACTTCCCTACCGAACTCATCGCGCAGGGTGAGGTAATTAAGTTCGACGGATTTCTGAAGGTGTATCTCGAATCGAAAGATGATGATGAGGGCGACGAAGATGCCAAAGGCATGTTGCCTCCGCTCAAAATCGGGCAGCCATTAAACCTCGGCCAGATGAAGGCAACCGAGAAGTTTACGCGACCGCAGCCCCGCTATGCCGAAGCGTCGCTGGTGAAAAAATTAGAAGAAATGGGTATCGGTCGGCCTTCGACCTACGCGCCCACAATTTCTACAATCGTCAATCGGGGTTATGTGATAAAGCAGGACAAACCCGGTCAGGAGCGCAAATACACCGAATACACGCTGCAAAAAAATCAGATCAGCGAAACCAGCGGGAAAGAGACCTTTGGCTCCGAAAAAGCTAAACTCTTCCCGACCAACACAGGCATTGTGGTCAACGATTTCTTGGTTGAATACTTCCCTGACATTGTGGATTACAAATTCACGGCAACGGTCGAGAAGGAATTCGATGAAATTGCCGACGGGAAAATGAACTGGCAAACGATGCTGGAAGAGTTCTACGGCGATTTCCATAAGAACATCGAGGAAATTCAGGGAGCATCGTCGGGCGTGTCGTTCAAAACTGGCGAGCGGCTGCTGGGAGCCGACCCCGCTACGGGCAAACCCGTGTCGGCCCGGCTCGGTCGGTACGGAGCGTATGTGCAGATTGGTGAAGCAAGCGACGAAGAGAAGCCCCGTTTTGCGAACCTGCGCGATGGACAGCTAATTGAAACCATTACGCTCGATGAGGCCATGAACCTTTTTGCCCTGCCCCGCGAGGTGGGTATGTTCGAAGATCAGGCCATGACCATCGGCATCGGCAAATTCGGCCCCTACGTGAAGCACGACGGCAAATATGTATCGCTTACCCGCGACGACGACCCGTATACGGTGACAGCCGAACGCGCCATCGAACTGATTCAGCAAAAACGCGCCGAATCCGTAAGCGAATCGCTGGGCGAATTTGAGGGGGCGTTGGTGTCGACCGGCAAAGGTCGGTTTGGGCCGTATGTAAAGCATCTCGACAAATACGTGTCGCTCCCCCGCAACGAATCGCTGGCAGAGCTGACGCTGGAGCGGGCCGTCGAACTGATTCAGGCCAAGCGACAGACGGAAGCCAACAAATACATCAAAGAGTTTGCCGAGCGGCCCGAAATCAAGATTGTGAATGGGCAGTACGGCCCCTATCTGGCTGTTGGGAAGCGTAACGTTCGTATTCCGAAAGACGTAGACGCGGCCACGCTTACGCTGGACGATTGCCTGAAATTAGCGGGCGACGACGCAGCTCCAGCCGGGAAAGCTCCGGCTAAAAAAGCGGCTTCAACTACGAAGGCAAAGGCAACCACAACGAAAAAACCAGCCGCCAGGAAAGCCACAGCGAAAAAATAG
- a CDS encoding CHRD domain-containing protein — MTHRFTLPVIALLALLCFIFVSCNDHQAFPPDARIALVATLSGAAERPTSVVSPGTGQFAGVIDPTTRVLSYTVVYSGITPTMGHLHRITPNSAIGNGPVEIPFASLTSPIIGSATLTTNGRVDSLLNGFYYVNLHTTANPAGEIRGDIRP; from the coding sequence ATGACGCATCGTTTTACGCTTCCGGTTATAGCACTGCTCGCGCTGCTGTGCTTTATTTTCGTATCCTGCAACGACCATCAGGCTTTCCCGCCCGATGCCCGTATAGCTTTGGTAGCTACGCTGAGCGGTGCTGCCGAGCGGCCAACATCCGTGGTGTCGCCAGGAACAGGGCAATTTGCCGGTGTAATCGATCCGACCACGCGTGTGCTTAGCTACACAGTCGTCTACAGCGGCATCACGCCTACGATGGGCCACCTGCACCGTATTACGCCCAACTCGGCCATTGGCAACGGCCCCGTCGAGATACCGTTCGCCAGTCTGACGTCACCCATTATCGGGTCGGCCACTTTAACGACCAATGGCCGGGTCGATAGTTTGCTGAACGGCTTCTACTACGTCAATCTGCATACGACGGCTAATCCGGCGGGCGAAATTCGCGGAGACATCCGGCCCTGA
- a CDS encoding CHRD domain-containing protein, with translation MKKTLIALLGLSVSVAFYACNDDDTTNTPTPAAPARLTATLAQPTSVTGTSTTATGSFSGNVDRTTNVMSYTVAFSGVSPSAITIDPVSTTGTAPTSLTLTGAGSTSAISSPYSGTSSVTADQLTGLTNNAYQVNVRSATYPDGALRGAITQQQ, from the coding sequence ATGAAAAAGACACTCATTGCCCTCCTCGGCCTGAGCGTATCGGTGGCGTTTTATGCCTGCAACGACGACGACACCACAAACACCCCCACCCCGGCGGCTCCTGCCCGCCTGACGGCTACGCTGGCTCAGCCGACTTCCGTTACAGGAACGTCAACCACTGCCACAGGTTCGTTTAGTGGCAACGTTGACCGCACAACCAACGTTATGAGCTATACGGTTGCGTTTTCGGGTGTTTCGCCATCAGCCATTACCATCGACCCGGTGTCGACCACCGGTACGGCCCCAACCAGCCTGACGTTAACGGGTGCGGGTAGCACCTCGGCCATCAGCTCGCCGTACAGCGGCACATCGTCTGTCACTGCCGATCAGCTCACGGGCTTAACCAACAATGCCTATCAGGTCAATGTGCGGTCGGCTACATACCCGGATGGTGCACTGCGCGGAGCGATTACGCAGCAACAGTAA
- a CDS encoding aconitate hydratase — protein MAFDVDMIQRVYAGLGERVGAARQVVGRPLTLSEKILYSHLFAGPGTPATPTQAYERGKAYVDFAPDRVAMQDATAQMALLQFMQAGRAKVAVPSTVHCDHLIQAEVGADKDLDIAKSKNKEVYDFLASVSDKYGIGFWKPGAGIIHQVVIENYAFPGGMMIGTDSHTPNAGGLGMIAIGVGGADACDVMAGLAWELKMPKLIGVKLTGKLSGWASAKDVILRVAGILTVKGGTGCIVEYFGDGAESLSATGKGTICNMGAEIGATTSIFAYDERMGNYLRATSRADIADAAEAVKEHLRADDEVYADPATYYDQLIEIDLNTLEPHINGPFTPDLAWPLSNFAKAVKENGWPSTLEVGLIGSCTNSSYEDMTRSASIAAQAAAKNLKTKAEFTITPGSELVRFTAERDGILDTFEGIGGVVLANACGPCIGQWARHMDDPTRKNSIITSFNRNFAKRNDGNASTHAFVASPEIVTAFAIAGDLTFNPMTDTLTNENGEQVKLDEPQGIEQPVKGYAVDDAGYQAPAEDGSGVQVKVSPTSDRLQLLAPFAAWEGTDLAGLKLLIKAKGKCTTDHISMAGPWLKYRGHLDNISNNMLIGAVNYYNEKTNSVKNQLTGEYGEVPAVQRAYKAAGVGSVVVGDENYGEGSSREHAAMEPRFLGVRAILVRSFARIHETNLKKQGMLALTFANPADYDKVQEDDSIDILGLTTFAPGVPLTVRLNHADGSTDEFAVNHTYNEGQIEWFKAGAALNIIRQKQDA, from the coding sequence ATGGCATTTGACGTCGATATGATTCAACGCGTATACGCCGGTTTGGGCGAGCGTGTTGGAGCAGCCCGGCAGGTAGTGGGTCGCCCGCTAACACTGTCGGAAAAAATCTTGTACAGTCACCTTTTTGCTGGTCCCGGTACCCCGGCTACGCCCACGCAGGCGTATGAGCGGGGCAAAGCCTACGTGGACTTCGCGCCCGACCGCGTTGCCATGCAGGACGCCACGGCGCAGATGGCTCTGCTACAGTTTATGCAGGCAGGCCGGGCGAAAGTGGCCGTTCCATCGACGGTTCACTGCGACCACCTGATTCAGGCCGAAGTGGGTGCCGATAAAGACCTCGACATCGCCAAAAGCAAAAACAAAGAGGTGTATGATTTTCTCGCGTCGGTGTCGGATAAGTACGGCATCGGTTTCTGGAAACCCGGCGCTGGTATCATTCACCAGGTGGTGATCGAAAATTATGCCTTTCCCGGTGGTATGATGATTGGTACAGACTCGCATACGCCGAACGCGGGCGGTCTGGGTATGATTGCCATTGGCGTAGGTGGTGCCGATGCCTGCGACGTAATGGCGGGCTTAGCCTGGGAGCTGAAAATGCCGAAACTGATCGGTGTGAAGCTGACCGGCAAACTCAGCGGCTGGGCGTCGGCAAAAGACGTGATCCTGCGCGTGGCGGGTATTCTGACCGTAAAAGGTGGTACGGGCTGCATCGTAGAGTACTTCGGCGACGGAGCCGAAAGCCTGTCGGCAACGGGCAAAGGCACGATCTGCAACATGGGTGCCGAAATTGGCGCAACAACCTCGATTTTTGCCTACGACGAGCGCATGGGCAACTACCTCCGTGCCACCAGCCGTGCCGACATTGCCGATGCCGCCGAAGCAGTTAAGGAGCATCTGCGTGCCGACGATGAGGTGTATGCCGACCCAGCCACCTACTACGATCAACTGATTGAAATTGACCTGAATACGCTGGAGCCGCACATCAACGGCCCATTCACGCCCGATCTGGCATGGCCGCTGTCGAACTTCGCGAAGGCCGTCAAAGAAAACGGCTGGCCCTCAACATTAGAGGTGGGCCTGATTGGTTCCTGCACCAACTCCAGCTACGAAGACATGACCCGCTCGGCGTCGATTGCCGCGCAGGCCGCTGCCAAAAACCTGAAAACAAAAGCCGAATTTACGATAACGCCTGGTTCGGAACTGGTTCGGTTTACGGCAGAACGCGACGGAATTCTGGATACGTTCGAGGGAATTGGCGGGGTTGTGCTGGCGAATGCCTGTGGCCCCTGCATCGGCCAATGGGCACGGCACATGGACGACCCGACCCGCAAAAACTCGATCATCACCTCATTTAACCGCAACTTTGCCAAGCGGAACGACGGTAACGCCAGTACGCACGCGTTTGTGGCTTCGCCCGAAATCGTGACAGCATTCGCCATTGCGGGCGACCTGACGTTCAACCCGATGACCGATACGCTGACCAACGAAAATGGGGAGCAGGTGAAACTCGACGAGCCACAGGGCATCGAACAGCCGGTGAAAGGGTATGCCGTTGACGACGCGGGCTATCAGGCTCCGGCAGAAGATGGTTCGGGGGTGCAGGTGAAAGTATCGCCCACGTCAGACCGCCTGCAACTGCTGGCCCCGTTTGCGGCCTGGGAAGGCACCGATCTTGCCGGCCTGAAACTGCTCATCAAAGCAAAAGGCAAGTGTACGACCGACCATATTTCGATGGCGGGTCCGTGGCTGAAATATCGCGGCCATTTGGACAACATCTCGAATAACATGCTGATTGGCGCGGTCAACTACTACAACGAGAAAACCAATAGCGTGAAGAACCAACTGACCGGCGAATATGGCGAAGTGCCTGCCGTTCAGCGGGCGTATAAAGCTGCTGGTGTTGGTTCGGTGGTGGTTGGCGACGAAAACTACGGCGAAGGCTCCAGCCGCGAACATGCCGCTATGGAACCGCGCTTCCTCGGCGTTCGCGCTATTCTGGTGCGGTCGTTCGCCCGGATTCACGAAACGAACCTGAAAAAGCAGGGAATGCTCGCGCTCACGTTTGCCAACCCCGCCGACTACGACAAGGTGCAGGAAGATGACAGCATCGATATTCTGGGCCTGACGACCTTTGCCCCCGGCGTTCCGCTGACCGTTCGGCTCAACCACGCCGACGGTTCGACCGATGAGTTTGCGGTGAACCACACCTACAACGAAGGCCAAATCGAGTGGTTCAAAGCGGGTGCGGCTCTGAACATCATCCGCCAGAAGCAGGACGCGTAA
- a CDS encoding sulfatase gives MRVSTRSTQTRSAMLLTGFVSNSGNFSRITAFRRMNRLFACFLICTVVALAAYRSTVKPSTSIPPNIVFILADDLGYGDLSCFGATDLRTPHIDSLIGAGVRFTNFYANSSVCSPSRAALLSGRYPERVGVPGVIRDDTTDSWGYLSPAATLLPVYLKRSGYHTALTGKWHLGLESPNLPNERGFDEFYGLLEGMIDDYTAKLRHGKNFLRHNRQPISPPGHATDVFTDAAIRYLNARRIIRKPFFLYLPYTAPHDPLQPPANYLRRVLTRQPGIDTTRAKLVALIEHMDANVGRVMAALRANGQWQNTFIVFTSDNGGWGPGKANNGSNRGVKGQFYEGGIRIPAGVAWPDRIANGRVIDTRLQLMDWFPTLLELANVRLAKPVDGCSFRTLLTESNAQPDSIFAHRPLFFVRREGQDTYKGLQIHAIQQHGWKLLQPTPFAPYELYDLTTDPLERKNLANTDWKKRDQLMKHLMEHIRRGGRVPWQKG, from the coding sequence ATGCGGGTTTCCACCCGCTCTACACAAACCCGGTCGGCTATGCTGCTGACCGGGTTTGTTTCTAATAGCGGTAATTTTAGTCGAATTACGGCTTTTCGGCGTATGAATCGCCTGTTCGCATGCTTTCTGATTTGCACCGTTGTGGCCCTTGCGGCCTATCGCAGCACGGTCAAGCCATCTACATCAATACCTCCCAACATCGTTTTTATCCTCGCCGATGACCTCGGCTATGGCGATTTGTCGTGCTTTGGGGCTACGGATTTGCGAACGCCCCACATCGATAGTCTGATTGGGGCGGGGGTTCGGTTTACTAATTTCTACGCCAACAGTTCGGTGTGTTCGCCAAGCCGGGCGGCACTACTGTCGGGCCGATACCCGGAGCGCGTGGGCGTTCCCGGCGTCATTCGCGACGACACGACCGATAGCTGGGGCTATCTTTCGCCTGCGGCTACGCTGCTGCCGGTTTATCTTAAACGGTCAGGCTACCATACCGCTCTGACGGGCAAATGGCACCTCGGTCTCGAATCGCCCAACCTGCCCAACGAGCGCGGTTTCGATGAGTTCTACGGTTTGCTGGAGGGCATGATAGATGATTATACGGCCAAACTTCGGCACGGGAAAAACTTTCTGCGGCATAACCGACAGCCCATCAGTCCGCCCGGCCACGCCACCGACGTATTTACCGACGCGGCTATTCGCTACCTCAACGCCCGCCGAATCATAAGAAAACCATTTTTTCTGTACTTGCCCTACACCGCCCCACACGACCCCCTGCAACCCCCTGCCAACTACCTTCGGCGGGTGCTGACCCGACAACCCGGCATCGATACTACCCGCGCAAAATTAGTAGCCCTCATCGAACACATGGATGCTAATGTAGGCCGGGTGATGGCTGCGCTACGTGCCAATGGGCAATGGCAAAATACGTTCATTGTGTTCACCAGCGATAACGGCGGCTGGGGACCGGGCAAAGCCAATAATGGGTCAAACCGGGGCGTTAAAGGCCAGTTTTATGAAGGCGGTATTCGCATTCCGGCAGGGGTGGCGTGGCCTGACCGGATTGCTAACGGGCGGGTAATTGACACCCGTCTGCAACTGATGGACTGGTTTCCTACGCTCCTCGAACTGGCAAACGTCCGGCTGGCAAAGCCGGTTGATGGCTGCTCGTTTCGGACATTACTCACCGAATCGAACGCGCAACCCGATTCGATATTCGCTCATCGACCGCTATTTTTTGTCCGGCGCGAGGGGCAGGATACGTACAAAGGTTTGCAGATTCATGCCATACAGCAACATGGCTGGAAACTGCTGCAACCCACGCCCTTTGCGCCCTATGAATTATACGACCTGACAACCGACCCACTCGAGCGAAAAAATCTTGCCAATACCGACTGGAAAAAGCGTGATCAACTGATGAAGCATCTGATGGAGCACATCCGGCGGGGCGGACGCGTGCCGTGGCAAAAAGGCTAA
- a CDS encoding DUF3500 domain-containing protein: protein MRHPVIQFFGLIICISALIYACKSDTGTAVTPSSAIVSGLTCGSATFSATTISGTAYTGTATIPYTGGNGVTYAAGSAIASTGVVGLNATLQAGTLSTGAGKLTFSISGTPSGSGTATFAISFGGQTCALAVPISLSVITPGSSTGVSGTSSLSAVVAAAEAFKATLTASQLALVQLAYSKTDALKWSNLPDGLYNGRVGIKLSVLNATQLAAFYTLMGTVMARDVTNEGLDELEGGLVADDYLGANGGSAATYSRGNFHVAFLGTPSNTGLWELQFGGHHYTFANTYNNGKVTGVTPSFRAVEPMATITANNRTYQPVEQERAAFAALLMGLSSTEQATAKLAATYSDVLLGPGKDGQFPTAKSGVKVGDLTAAKKELVLNAIKLYVNDLDAETAATILAKYTSEIDNTYVAYSGTTAVTSQNDYIRIDGPSIWIEFSYQGGIVIRNTPHPHSVWRDRTGDYGGN from the coding sequence ATGCGCCATCCTGTCATTCAGTTTTTCGGGCTGATTATTTGTATATCAGCCCTTATTTATGCGTGCAAATCAGACACTGGTACAGCCGTTACGCCATCATCGGCCATTGTTTCAGGGCTAACCTGCGGCTCTGCCACGTTCTCTGCCACAACAATCAGCGGTACAGCTTACACCGGTACGGCTACTATTCCGTATACAGGCGGTAACGGTGTTACCTATGCGGCTGGCAGTGCCATTGCCTCTACGGGCGTCGTGGGTCTTAATGCTACACTACAGGCTGGTACGCTATCTACTGGAGCCGGAAAGCTGACTTTTTCGATTAGTGGTACACCGTCAGGCAGCGGAACGGCTACGTTTGCTATCAGCTTTGGCGGGCAAACCTGTGCCTTGGCGGTGCCAATATCGTTGTCAGTAATAACGCCAGGCAGCAGTACTGGCGTAAGCGGTACCAGTAGCTTATCGGCTGTTGTTGCAGCCGCAGAAGCGTTTAAAGCTACGCTCACGGCCAGTCAGTTGGCATTAGTGCAGTTGGCGTATTCCAAAACCGATGCGTTGAAATGGTCGAACCTGCCCGACGGACTGTATAACGGGCGGGTGGGTATTAAGCTAAGTGTTCTCAACGCTACCCAACTGGCTGCGTTTTACACGCTGATGGGTACGGTTATGGCACGGGACGTAACCAACGAAGGCTTAGACGAACTGGAGGGCGGGTTGGTAGCCGATGATTATCTGGGAGCCAACGGCGGCAGTGCTGCGACTTACTCACGGGGTAATTTTCATGTAGCTTTTTTGGGAACGCCGAGTAATACCGGCCTGTGGGAATTACAATTTGGTGGGCACCATTATACGTTTGCCAATACGTATAACAACGGTAAAGTTACTGGCGTAACACCTTCGTTCCGGGCCGTTGAGCCGATGGCGACAATAACGGCTAATAACCGCACTTATCAGCCTGTTGAGCAGGAACGGGCCGCGTTTGCTGCCTTGCTGATGGGACTGAGCAGCACTGAACAAGCAACGGCTAAATTAGCTGCAACCTACTCCGACGTTCTACTCGGCCCTGGTAAAGACGGGCAGTTCCCCACTGCAAAATCGGGCGTAAAAGTAGGTGACCTGACGGCGGCAAAAAAAGAACTGGTGTTGAATGCTATTAAACTGTATGTCAACGATCTGGATGCCGAAACAGCCGCTACCATATTGGCTAAATATACGTCAGAGATAGACAACACTTATGTCGCCTATTCGGGTACAACTGCCGTCACGTCGCAGAATGACTACATTCGCATCGATGGTCCGAGCATCTGGATCGAGTTTTCATACCAGGGCGGGATAGTGATTCGTAATACACCACATCCGCATTCGGTCTGGCGTGATCGCACGGGCGATTACGGCGGAAATTAA